In the genome of Candidatus Electrothrix rattekaaiensis, the window GGAAGAAAGGTTATGTAAAAATAAATTGCGAGCAATAATATTGCTGCGAGAACGGCAAGTCAAACCTGTACAGCTGTCCACAATCACCCTCAAAGTAACCCCGCAAAAATCCGCCCTAACCACACCAGAAATACCCCCATAAGCACCTGCCCTCCTGCATTAAGCAAAGCCAGTTCTATTCGGCTTTCCCGAATCAGATGCAGGGTTTCGTTGCCAAAGGTAGAAAAAGTGGTGAAAGCACCCAACAGACCGATGAGAAGAAAACTTCGGGTCTCCGGTGAAAACATGGCTCTGATTTCAACCAAAGCACTCAAAAAACCGATGAGCAGACAGCCGATCATATTCACGGTCAAGGTGCCAAAGGGAAACACAAGAGAGCCGGACCGGCCCTGCACCCAGGAGCTGACCAGAAAACGGAGGACAGCCCCGGTGAAACCGCCAGCACCGATCAGTGAAAGTCTAAGCAGGGCGTCCATATCTCTCCAGCGTAAAGATAAAGAACCTCTTACTTGCCGAATAGACCATCCAGGAGATCAGGCACAACCTTATCAACCTGCTCT includes:
- the crcB gene encoding fluoride efflux transporter CrcB, whose product is MDALLRLSLIGAGGFTGAVLRFLVSSWVQGRSGSLVFPFGTLTVNMIGCLLIGFLSALVEIRAMFSPETRSFLLIGLLGAFTTFSTFGNETLHLIRESRIELALLNAGGQVLMGVFLVWLGRIFAGLL